The nucleotide window CCCGGCCCCGGCAGCGCCTCCCGCGGCCGCATCCGCCAGCAGATCGTCAGCCGCCCCGGCCTGTTTCTTGGCAGCCGACTCGGCCGCCGTCTTCTGCTCTTCCAGCTTGATGCCGAACACCGACAGCGCCTCGGCCAGCGCACCGACATCGGCCAGCAACATCAGCACGTCATCCTCGCGGATGATGCGCCCGCCATGCGGCGCGGTCATCCGCACCTCGTTGCGCACGATGGTGACGATCTGCGCGCCGCTGGCCTCGATCTCGCGTTCGAAGGCGCGCAGGGTCAGCCCCACCGCCTTGCTCTTGCCCGGAATGCGGACCTCGGTCAGGTAGCTGCCGGTATCGAACCCCTCCCCGCCCGCGGGTTTGCGCGCCGGCACCAGCCGCCAGCCGATGACGGCGACGAAGGCCACCCCCAGCACCGCGACTGCCAGACCGACCGGGGCGAAATCGAACATCCGGAACGGCGCGCCCCCCGCCTGCTGGCGAAAGCCCGACACGATCAGGTTCGGCGGCGTGCCCACCAGCGTGGTCATCCCGCCCAGGATGGTGCCAAAGGCCAGCGGCATCAGCGCCTGACCCGGCGTCAGGCCGATCCGGCCCGACAACTGCACCGCAATCGGCATCAGCAGCGCCATCGCGCCCACGTTGTTCATGAAACCCGACAGCGCCGCCCCCAGCCCCATCAGCGCGGCAAGGCTGACCGTGCGCCCGGCATCGCGCGGCAGCACCGAGCGCGCCAGCCAGTCCACCGCCCCGGTGTTCTGCAACCCCTGGCTCAGCACCAGAATGCAGGCCACGGTAATCACCGCCGGATGGCCGAACCCCGCAAAGGCCGCCTCAGGCTCCACCAGCCCGGCCAGCACGCAGGCCATCAGCGCGGCCAGCGCCACCACGTCATGCCGGAAGCGCCCCCACAGGAACAGCCCCAGCGTGGCCACCAGGATCAGCAGGATCAGGATCTGGGGAAGGGTCATCATGCGGCCTTCGGTAAGAGCTCTGACCAGGAAAGACGATCAGAGACTGCCCGAAGTTTCAACACTTTGTGTTGTACGCCGCAGGATCATCCGGGCCAAGCGGCCGGGCACGGGCAGGGCCATCGCCTGCGCGCAGTACCGGTCCTGCGCCGAAAGCTCAGCCGAGCGCGTAGCCCGCACCGCGCACGGTACGCACCGGGTCTTCGCCGCCATGCTGGCACAGTGCCTTGCGCAGCCGGCCGATATGCACGTCCACCGTCCGGGTGTCGACATAGATGTCGCGGCCCCAGACCCGGTCGAGCAACTGCTCGCGGCTCCAGACCCTGCCCGGCTTTTCCATGAAGGTCGCCAGCAGCCGGAACTCGGTCGGGCCCAGCTTCAGCAGCGCCTCGCCGCGGAACACCTTGTGGCTTTCCGCGTCAAGCCGGATATCCTCGAAGACCAGCGTCTCGCCCACGGTGGCGGGCCGGGTGCGGCGCAATTGCGTGCGCACCCGGGCCATCAGCTCAACCACGGAATAGGGCTTGATGACATAGTCATCCGCGCCGGTTTCCAGCCCGCGCACCCGGTCCACTTCTTCGGAGCGGGCCGACAGCATGATGATCGGCACGCCCCGCGTCTCGCTGCGGCTTTTCAGCCGCCGACAGACCTCGATCCCCGAGACGTTGGGCAGCATCCAGTCCAGCACGATCAGGTCGGGCCGGTCTTCGGATACCAGCAGCAACGCCTCTTCGCCATTTTCGGCCTGTGCAACGCGAAATCCTTCGGCCTCCAGGTTATAGGCCAGCACTTCGCGCTGCGCGGGTTCGTCCTCGACGATCAGGACCGAGGGGGTGTCGGCGGGCATCGGCTCAGTCCTCGCCGTCGCCGAGATCGGCCGGCATCACGCTTTCGCCCTTGATGCGCGGCTCCTCGGGCACGGTACCGGTGATGAGGTAGATCACCTGCTCCGCGATGGTGGTTGCATGGTCGCCCATCCGCTCCAGGTTCTTGGCGATGAAGTGCAGGTGCATGCAGGGCGTGATGTTGCGAGGGTCTTCCATCATGTAGGTCAGGAACTCGCGGAACAGCGCATTGTACATCTGGTCCACGTCCTTGTCGCGCGAACGCACGTCATGGGCCAGTTCCAGATCGCGCTGGATGTAGCTGTCCAGCGAGTCCTTCAGCATCACCTCAACGGCCTTCGCCATCCGGCGCAGCGCGCCGCCCGAACCGGCAATTGCCGGCATCTGCGCCAGAACATGGCTGCGTTTGGCCATGTTCTTGCAATAGTCGCCGACCCGCTCCAGGCTGGCGGCGATTTTCATCACCGTCAGCACGGTGCGCAGGTCCGATGCGGTGGGCGAGCGCAGCGCCAGCAGGCGC belongs to Frigidibacter mobilis and includes:
- a CDS encoding SLC13 family permease; its protein translation is MTLPQILILLILVATLGLFLWGRFRHDVVALAALMACVLAGLVEPEAAFAGFGHPAVITVACILVLSQGLQNTGAVDWLARSVLPRDAGRTVSLAALMGLGAALSGFMNNVGAMALLMPIAVQLSGRIGLTPGQALMPLAFGTILGGMTTLVGTPPNLIVSGFRQQAGGAPFRMFDFAPVGLAVAVLGVAFVAVIGWRLVPARKPAGGEGFDTGSYLTEVRIPGKSKAVGLTLRAFEREIEASGAQIVTIVRNEVRMTAPHGGRIIREDDVLMLLADVGALAEALSVFGIKLEEQKTAAESAAKKQAGAADDLLADAAAGGAAGAGEATVGAEPDAEEAKPAPERDEEIVLRELAVLPGASIVGRSASDLKLRTRFGLNLLAVSRPHQPPRARLRELKLQSGDLLMMQGPAEVMSDFINESGCVPLGERELRIPDKRMAIIAGAIMLVAVLVVTLGLLPAAAAFALGMLATMLAKTVPLRQIYTAIDWPVVVLLAALIPVAGAMQSTGAADLLSRFLVETIAQGNAIAALAVVLVVTMFLSDVMNNAATAAVLCPVALGIAGALGVNPDSFLMAVAIGSSCAFLTPIGHQNNTLILGPGGFRFGDYWRLGMPLELLVVVVSLPLLLLVWPL
- the phoB gene encoding phosphate regulon transcriptional regulator PhoB, with protein sequence MPADTPSVLIVEDEPAQREVLAYNLEAEGFRVAQAENGEEALLLVSEDRPDLIVLDWMLPNVSGIEVCRRLKSRSETRGVPIIMLSARSEEVDRVRGLETGADDYVIKPYSVVELMARVRTQLRRTRPATVGETLVFEDIRLDAESHKVFRGEALLKLGPTEFRLLATFMEKPGRVWSREQLLDRVWGRDIYVDTRTVDVHIGRLRKALCQHGGEDPVRTVRGAGYALG
- the phoU gene encoding phosphate signaling complex protein PhoU; translated protein: MNKDPHIASVFDRDLEAIQAMIMKMGGLVEAQILDAALALETRDEELAEKVRNTDALVDEMEEMVNAEAARLLALRSPTASDLRTVLTVMKIAASLERVGDYCKNMAKRSHVLAQMPAIAGSGGALRRMAKAVEVMLKDSLDSYIQRDLELAHDVRSRDKDVDQMYNALFREFLTYMMEDPRNITPCMHLHFIAKNLERMGDHATTIAEQVIYLITGTVPEEPRIKGESVMPADLGDGED